The genomic interval CATTTTGTTCATGTCACCACCACCATACTGCTCCCTATGATTCCACTCCCAAGAATCATTCTTCCAACCTTGCCATTCaggttcttttgcaggttcagCATGACCCTGTTGTTGTTGCCCATATTCTACTCCACTGTTTTCATGCAGCTTTGTCCCCCAGCCTACGACAGCAGTAGTTGGAGCGAAAGGCTTTGGCTGTTCCTCTTCATCGTCCCCCCATCCAGTACATGGAAGCTTCTGATCATTTAAGTAGAGAGCACCACCAATAATCACAACATCTTGATCATTTCTTACTACTCCCTTACAAGGGACCCTTAATGCTTCTCTTTCCAAATCCAGAATAAGTTCAGGGTCAACAATTGCATTCCAATCTACATCATCGATGTAAATGTCAGGATCAGGCAGCGAGATGTTGCAGCGAATGCCGTTGATGTCAGCCCAATACCTCATTTTTGCCTTCTCAAATGCCTCCTTGCCAGCAGAGTCATCCCACTTCACCACATTATCAAACAGATGCATATATTGCTTGGTTTCTACTATCTTTCGCCATGGAACTGAGCCAATTGAagaacaaaatttcttttcccAGGCAGGGATGTTTGAATGGTAATTGTCTGTGAACCAAGAAGATTAAGCAAATCAGTTAACAATAAAAGGAAGCTCCTACCATCATGGCCAACATACGTAAGGAAAACTGTTTCAGtccaaacaaaagaaaaacataaggaAATGTAATAAATAATGTGTAAAATCTCAAGCAAAAGGACCGTGTGTTACCCTGCAAGCAGTTTAAGTCTGATACTAATACAttttctacaaaaaaaaattgaaattaccATGCTGGTGCTTCTAACACATTTTAAAGGAATGCAAATGTTGCAAGGAACCATTACTTTCAACGTTTGTTTGATTCAAATGctattattatgaaatattcaattaataactaatatttgcCAAAATCAACAGCTTCAATTCAAAACTTGAGACAACAGACATCTTTATCGAACCAAGGATCAATAACAAGATTTCTTTTTCAATAATTGAATTGTGTAGGCATTGCTTCAAACAGTCAGACATGTCTCCAAAAGATTGCATTAGTATATATACCTCGACGGTTTCAGTTTTGAACACAACATACCAAGTTATTAAAAACAGGAGATTCAGTTATATTTGCAGTACTTGATTTCAATTAAATAATACCATGTACAATTGGATGAATGGGTCAAAAGATGCGTTTCAGAAATTGCCAAAATCAAGACATTTTCAGTTCAGAACATGACAGAAATCAGAATCGCTACATTTGTAAAAGAGACTATCATAAGAATAGTTTACACTAGACTTCGACAATCTGATAATGTGAGGTTTTATCATACAGCACAGCAGTTTGGGTTCAAAGCacacaaacaaaaattattacataGCAGAATTTGCTTGGATCCACTACAAAAAGGATAATTAGTAATGCATGTTAAATAATTCAATGACATTGGAACCGATCAATCTACTGAGCATGCAAAGCATCAATACCAGCAAACTACGACCCAAGAACCTACCAACCAAAGATATGACAGCACTTTATAAACTTAGAGGCCCTCACTTTGATAGTTGAAACTCTTAGTTACTTTCATTGACAAGTAAATGAAACCTAAACCCTCCATCATAACCCTTAACTCCTCTTTCACACACAACACAAGCCCAACCTTGAATAATCAAGCTCTAAGCCTTCAAACACAAAAGAGGAAGGTTTCATAACGGCACAATCAAATCACTCCTCACTTAACTTTGTAAATTAAATACaagtttgaaaataaattaaaaaagaataaaacaaactCCAATACATATCTCTATCCAACTAAAGCTAGTTCCTAAAAACACACGACTAGCACAAAATTAGAACTCCATCACACGGCAAAGAAAGGCAAATGAGCAATAATTACTCGAAACCgaccattttaaaaaaaggGAACCCCACTTTCTCAAACCAAAACCCCAATTATAATCACTCAAAAGCAGCCTGATCATAAAACGTGCAACAATTCCACAGCAACCCAATTTTCAAAACGGTctggaaataaataaaaaggaaaaaaacacCAAAAGAGTAATCCATGCAACAAGAATTAAACGCGGGTTCAGAACCCAAacgaagaaaaagaaaagagtacTAACCCAAAGGAGGCTTTCTGCTGTTGGAAGAGGATCGCAAGTGAGCCACTTGATGATGAGTCAGACCTTGTTGTTTTCTCAAATTAGCCATTCCCAGACCCAAAAGAGAAGGACCCAGAAGAGGAAATTGGAAAGCTTCGGTCGCAAGCAGCGCAGAGGCAGAATATAAGAGAAAATTTGCAAAGTTTGGCAAAAGGGAGAAGCAGGCACGGATTTCACGAATTACCTCagcagagagaaagagaaaagagagttACTGCCTATCTATATGTGTATGGAGACACCACCGCATCAGACTAAGAAAAAAAACCAAGAAAAGGGTGATTGATTGATGGTAGAGGaagaggtggaagaagaagaatatgaaAT from Phaseolus vulgaris cultivar G19833 chromosome 1, P. vulgaris v2.0, whole genome shotgun sequence carries:
- the LOC137814008 gene encoding uncharacterized protein, with translation MANLRKQQGLTHHQVAHLRSSSNSRKPPLDNYHSNIPAWEKKFCSSIGSVPWRKIVETKQYMHLFDNVVKWDDSAGKEAFEKAKMRYWADINGIRCNISLPDPDIYIDDVDWNAIVDPELILDLEREALRVPCKGVVRNDQDVVIIGGALYLNDQKLPCTGWGDDEEEQPKPFAPTTAVVGWGTKLHENSGVEYGQQQQGHAEPAKEPEWQGWKNDSWEWNHREQYGGGDMNKMGRGRNGGGHGNWGTCDGHYRRRDNNAWSKTPPAYNGNNNENNVNRGRRNYRGGGGRKGNLIYVPKEVPPTPAAW